Proteins from one Telopea speciosissima isolate NSW1024214 ecotype Mountain lineage chromosome 1, Tspe_v1, whole genome shotgun sequence genomic window:
- the LOC122651641 gene encoding uncharacterized protein LOC122651641: MQAGSSRNPNKYYQFHKDIDHDTEDCYQLKREIEELIKVGHLKRYVKGSREEHGSRRPEDHDRKKAQPKWNSRRAKHDEGKARTEKKDDGAGPSNDKGEPIYTILGGPGQESTQKAKANARFIDVTEMPSKRPKSETTISFTEPDLEGISLPHDDALVVQVEIIKRPVHRVLIDIGASVDLMSLDAYQEFGFGDDMLKLEGTSTHGFFGASATIKGSIELLVTLRQAPYQATVKVKFMVVRSVVAFNAILDCPSLTVLQAMISRMLRHFYQAK, from the coding sequence atgcaagccgggtcatctcGAAACCCCAACAAATACTATCAATTTCACAAAGACATCGATCACGATACTGAAGATTGCTACCAGCTGAAAAGGGAGATTGAAGAGCTGATCAAGGTGGGACACCTGAAGCGGTACGTCAAAGGTAGCCGAGAAGAGCATGGAAGTCGGCGACCAGAAGACCACGATCGAAAGAAGGCCCAGCCGAAGTGGAATAGCCGAAGAGCCAAGCACGATGAAGGTAAAGCCCGAACcgaaaagaaagatgatggagCAGGACCGAGCAATGACAAAGGGGAgcccatatacaccatcctcgGAGGACCCGGACAAGAATCCACTCAGAAAGCCAAGGCTAACGCAAGGTTCATCGATGTCACAGAGATGCCGAGTAAGAGGCCAAAGTCTGAGACAacaatctccttcaccgaaCCCGACCTTGAAGGTATAAGCTTACCccatgatgatgctttggtagTGCAGGTGGAGATCATAAAGAGACCCGTTCACCGGGTGTTGATAGACATTGGAGCGTCAGTGGATTTAATGTCACTCGACGCATACCAAGAGTTTGGCTTTGGCGACGACATGCTCAAACTTGAAGGGACCTCCACACACGGGTTCTTCGGAGCTTCAGCTACCATCAAGGGATCGATCGAGTTACTAGTCACGCTCAGACAGGCACCATATCAAGCAACCGTCAAagtcaagttcatggtggtGCGATCGGTGGTGGCCTTCAATGCCATACTCGACTGCCCATCGCTCACCGTCCTCCAAGCAATGATCTCGAGAATGTTACGCCACTTTTATCAAGCAAAATAA